AATTGTCCTGCCATCCAGGGCAACGCACTTGGTGACGTTTTTGGAAAAGACGGCAGCTTTGAGGGATTTACTGCGCTTTTTGTCGTCCTTAGGAGCAGAGGGAGAGGCAGAGGCAAAAGCGGAGGATGTGCCAGGGGCAGGGGCCGAACGCAAATCACCAGGAGGGGGGAAGTCAAACGTTTCGGTAGAGCTACACTCAGAGTTTGATGACTTTAAGTCATCTGCGCTATCGACGCTGCACATGGAGGTACTAGACGAGTCAAGCTGGCTGGGGTTAAGGGTCATGTAGACCACTAGGTTGCCAGCCTTGCTCCCACGCGTCTCCCGCTTTTCCTCCCGCCCCTCCTGTTCCTCTGGCTCAGCTTGGGGTTCCCTGTATTCCGGGGCTGGGAGGGGCTCGGGTTGGGCCTGGCTGAGTAGGGACTCAATTGCTTTGTCTGGCCTCTGGGGTTCTACAGCTGTGGCGGCTTGGCTTGCGgagcaggaggaggaggaggagcgtGTGGAGGTGCAGCGGGGCACGGCTGGTTTAGGCAGCGGTAAACGGCCCCCTCCCGGCACTTTCTCCAAGCAAGGCGGCTTACATGAGGAAGAATCGTTCTCTTCATTACGGTACCTTTGGGGCTTGATGCGCATCCTGGGTGGCAGGGGGTTGGAACCTGGACCTCCTCCACTGATCTGCTGCAGTCGCCTGGTGAAGTGGACCTTTTGGTGGGCTTCCTGGAGGGCAGCGGCCCTGGTTATGGCCTTGGTGTTCCCGCCGCTGCCTGTGACTGTCTCTCTTTGTCTTCTCTGAGCCTTGGCCATCTTCAGCACCTCTCGTGCCTTGGAGTGGTCAACGTTTTTGCTCTGAAGCACTTTTTTGGCATTGAGCTGCACTCGAGTGTTGGCCGAGGATGCCGTCGTAGTAGACACCCCTTTCACCATTTTGTTCCCTGCAGCTGCACCTTTGACCTGACTGTGGCCTAGAGAAGAGGCGGCCGAACCCTGCCGTTTGGGCCCGTCAGTACCACGACCCTTCTCGTCCGAACGCGGATCACTACGGGGCCGCTTACCAGCAGCTACCGCTGCACTGTCATTACGCCGTCTTTTGGCATCGTCACTTCGGCAGTCTGAAATGGGGCCTCTGCGTGTCTCACGTTTGTCCCCTTGCACCACAGCCCCTTTACATTTATCGCACAAAACTTGTCTCGGTCGGAGCTTGATGGCATTCATTATAGAAGTGGGCTCCTCTCGATACAGCCTACGCTTGGGCCGCTTGATTTTGCGTGGTAGAGGCTGAGGTAACGACTGGTTGTAGGTGTCCCTGATGAACAATGGAGGTGGATAAGGGGCCCCCTCCTGAAACAAAGGAGGTGGTTTTGAGGTCCATGGGTTGGGACAGGGCTGGGGTGCTGCAGGAGTCTCAGCAGGGTCCTTCAGAGGGGCGTCCGGAGCATCCGCAGGGTCCTTAATGGGGGCATCACTAGGTCCTTGAGTGACACCCTTATCTGTCTCTGACTGGAATGCTTCCGTCTTTAGCTGCATAGATTCTGGTTTGTCCTTATATTCTCTCTTGGGGAACACGGTTATAGGAATCCCATACGGCCCAAACCTGAGGTACAGAAAAAGAGAAACAACAAAGATACTAAGATTAAACTGACCCACACAAGGACGTTGGGGACTAATCTCTAAAAAGCTATTAATATGCAATAACAAAATCTAGCATATTTGTTTGTTCTATCATATAGCTGAAGAATTATTGTGAAGTCTTTCATTATTTTGCAAGAAATGTTAAGCATCAATCACATTATTGTTCTGTTTATATTTAAACGTCACTTGTCATATCATCTTGTCATGTTTGTATTCATGAGCAGGGGAAAAAGGATGAATAACTGACAAAGCAAGAGTACAGATTATTTTCTGCAACAATAATACAGTCCCATACAACAAGGAAAATGCATGATAGGATAAAATGTCTCAAACTGTGGTGGCTTTAGTTTTCAAAATTACAGTATTCTTTTAAGCGTAGTACATTTTATTACATTGTAATAGTACATATACTACTACAAAAGGAGGAAAAACGTTCCTACTTTGTCTGAAAGCTGATCTTGTTTGGCCCAAAACATGATATTAGAAGCAAAGAGCAATGAAGCAACCTTGCTAAAAAACGTTATACTAAAATGTCCTTGGATGTCAAAAACAGACACTTGGGGCTGACAGAAACATTATATGTGGCAATCACCCTGCTCACAGTTTTCATATCCAATGTGGGTCAACTTACTgcacaaataaaaattaataatttatattctGCAGAGTAAAGTACTAACCACCATACAGTTTATTTCAGAAGTGAATCGACACCTTTGCATACAGGGGTCTAGCTTTAGCTTTAAGAGACACACAAAAATGCATGTTGTAATACACTTGTGTAAAAATCagataatatatgtgaccctggaccacaaaaccactcataagtagcatgggtatatttgtagccaacaatacactgtatgggtcagaattatcgacttttcttttatgccgaaaatcattaggatattaagtaaagatcatgttccattaagatattttgtaaatttccaaccgtaaatatatatatatatatatttttgaataataaaatgcattgctaagaacttcattttcacaactttaaaggtgattttcccctcagatttcagattttcaaatagttgtatctcagtcaaatattgtccgatctaaacaaaccatacatcaatgtaaagcttatttattcagctttggtCCAGggacaaatatatttttaatctaGTTTGCATACCGTCCTGTAGAACAAGAGTGTAAAACACTGTCCCATAAAAAAGGGCTGAGTCTGTGATCTGTTAACTGGCAGAGGAACATACACTGGACCTAACTTGCAATAGCTTGCACTTAAGGAGGAAGTGATCTGACAATCCGGAGATATGTTTCTCCCATTAGAAGTTTCATCCAGAAACTAGGAATGATCTAACgttaaaaaatgcaaatgaagGTAGCCTTTAGAGCAGAAGCTAAAAATAAACTGGACAGTATGTCTGGCAATCCACTTCAACAACATGACACTGACTGTGTTCAAGTTCACTCAGTGTACTGCGGCTGTTACGTCACAGAGGAACAGTGGGACCTTCAGAAGGAAATTATTCCACACCCAAGACATTAGCTGCTTTTAACAAATTACTGAATGAATAGCCATCTCTCTATACGTCACCACATCCAGTTTGTGTCACCACTCCAAAACATCAGCAATTACACTGAAACCATTAAAGACAAAATGGAAATTGAAGAAAGGAAGGTCAAGTTTTTCCCCACACACCCTTACAGATGCCCTACTAACATGAAATTAGCTGAGCTAGTGACACTTTCAATTAAGAACATCTTTCTGCTTCTGTTTGACATTGAGAGCTGAAATGCATTTCATCATTACCATGTTAAACACAATATCAACGCTCTCAAAGCTTCACAGCTCAAAGCTCACAGGTGTGATGTTTAATTAATTGGTTGACTTATGTGGCTTGCCAGCATTGAGAAATTTCCCTATAAGTGTCATTTCCACTTGATGTAATAATCACTTCCTAACAATGTGGCTGCACAGGTTCTTCAGGACGCATTCCCTACACAGCAACATCACAAGAATGTTTCATGTTGATTTCTCTCAAGTGAGAAGTGAACCGAGAGACTGAAGATCCCACTGCAGGCCGTGTGGATGGCACTATAAATTGGGCTCCGCTATGATTCATCCCTGACACCGAGAGAAAAGTGTGAACGAGGGTGTTGAGACAGCCAAACTGTGGGAGCAATTTTTAGGGTGTTAATCACTAACATAACACTGTTTTTCCCCCTGGTTATTACGATCATGTATACCTAGGTACATGTCGGCAAATGGGTGACATGAAAATTCAAGTGACAGCAGTGTCCTGCAATGATAGATTTCAATGTTTGTATTcattcttttaaaaagtaacttgTATCACTTTACTTTGTAAAATGAATTTGCCTGCCACCAGTTATACAGTTGAATGGGCCGTTGAAAGCTTGAATGTGATTGGCAGACaaacgttctaatggtgtgcattattttcaaggAAACGCATGGCGAATGTAGTTCCATGCagctcttgaccgcattacatgtctagaTCACTTCGCCACGTGAtatcagttatttcaaaggtccttacagcctaaaacttttgactggtggtgtatgtATTAAAAAACTGTATTGTActatattctattctatattcTACTCTGCTTCACCACTtcggtgtgcattattttctaagaattcaacggcccgtcatcaattattccttacgcAAGTGAAAGATGGTCCCACCAACCCTTATTGAATATAGTACAATACAGTTTTTTAATACATGCGCCACCAGTCTAAAGTTTCtgaacaggaagattttttatgtattcatttaaataagtctcttttgctcaccaagcctgcattttattATCtacagtacagcaaaaacagtaaaatttttaaatacttttactatttaaaataactgtgttctatttgaatatattttaaaatgtaaaatttattcctgtgatttaaaagctgattttttagcatcattactccagaattCATCCTAATATTCTgagttgctgctcaaaaacatgtattattattgttatttttattttaattattatgttaaaaacataaaaaatcttcaggtttctttgatggtgaaagttcagaagaacagcatttatcggaaAAAGAgtgatgtctttatcatcacttttgattcttttgaagcatccttgctaactAAACGTAtccatttctgtaatttcttaatgtttcttaaacaacaaatcagcatattagaatgatttctgatactgaagactggagttatgatgctgaaaatttagctttgatcacaggaataaattacattcaaaaatatattcaaatagaaaccagttattttaaatagtacaatttttttacaatattactgcttgactttgaatcaaataaatgccaacttggtgagcagaagagacttctttaaaaaaaaacacattacaaatCTTATTGTTTAAAACCGTTCAACTGGaagtgtaatttttttagaaaaataaaataagtaaaataataaaataagattttAAAACCACAGGGACAGTTTACCATAAAGTATAAAATAATTTCTAAACTCAAATGCAATGGTGAAGATGTTGTTTATCTGTCTGATAGCTACTTTGGTAACTATGCTGGATGAATAAGTGTAATTTCACACTGTAATTTCTTTGCACAGACACCGTGTTTACCTTTTGGAAAGGTCCATGAGTACCCCAGAGAAGATCTTCTCGCCTAATCGAAACGACACTACAAGCGCATCGTCGATTATGTGATCCAGCGTAACTCGAACCTCGGTCCCGAGCACCAGACGCTCGACCGTGTCGGGTTCCGTCGAACCCAAAACCTGGTCTTTCGTCTCCGACTCCCTTTCGGGTTCGCTGAGGTCCGTTTTGAAGCTCTGCTGATGAAGAGGATGCGAGCGCACTTCGTCCGACTCTGCTGATGAGATGAGCGACTGATCGACCACCGCTGGAAGTTCGGGAGAGTCCTTACTGGAAACAGTAGAAAAGTCACTAATACAGCTCTGACCCACCGATTCTCCCAGCGAGGTCTCCTCTGCAGTGGACAGAGAGTCCAGGTGATCTGAGGGGTGCGGGATGTCATGTAAAGCATCCTCGTGAGTTTTGAGCTCCGACCCGGGAGCATCGTTTGCGGGTTCGGGCTCCGGGTCCGGCTGCGTGAAGCCTATGAGTTCACACTCCAGATCGGCGGGATGGCTTGACACGGGATTGGAGTCATATTCGACAGCCAGAGACAGTCCAGTTTCAGGCTCCGACGGAACCTGAGCGGGAAGGGAATGCAAGAAGACCACAGAGGGCTGGGAGTCGGAGATGGAGCTGGGGAGCAGAAGGCAGGGGCTGGTTTCGAGAGCACTGACCTCGTTTGCAGCCTCCACCTTCGGCGAGAAGGATTCCTCGTAGTCAGAAACGTCCGTGCACCTGTAGTCCATAAGCACGGTCTTCTCGGCTGTGCCCAAGCGGCCCCAGGAACCCCCAGTGTCGATGCGCTCACCGTCCGCATGGACAGCGAGGGCTTTTCCCGCGGCTTGAAGGTCCGGCCTTCTGATTTCCATTTGGACCTGGCTGCATTCCTGAACTGCATCCACGTCGTCGGGTTGGTGACAAAGCTCCATTTCCGGGACGGAGTGCGCCTCTAGGTCGACCACATGCTCTCCTGGCTCGGGTTCGTATTCCACCCCGTCCCCCGCTGTTGTTGATGCCGCAGCAGCAGCAGCTCCTGGCTCCGCAGCCACGGCCGCCATTTTCTTTCCGCTTTGCAACTACTACTTGGCCCTCTCCTCCTGATAAGATAAGAGCCCGCCCACTTACAACTACTGACACTTCCTATTGGCCGCTTCAACGTGCGTTCTTTGTTGGTTGGCTCACGTTCTTGCCGTTCAAAGGAAATCCCTTGAAACACTATTGTGATTGGCTTCTATTATGTCAATATACTTTATTATGAAGATACAACTTTCCTGCCACTAGGGGCGATGTTGAGTTGTATATTTACGTTAGGTTTGTTGGTGTGGTCCATTTTTTTATCTTCAGAAACGTTCAAACAGTGTTGTCATCAAAGGAACTGAAAcgtaaacttaaattaaaatgaaaaccaaaTTACAAAATTAACCCTCCAGTATTTTTATTTGGGAGCCACACCTGTGTTGTTTGCCAGTCAAAACAGACCTGAGGCCATATCAAGtactaatttaatttttgttaaattaatatactatatttaaaatggaccacaaaaccagtcatagatTTATAcatttgttaggacaatatttggccgaggtacaactattatactgcaaaaaaaaaaaaaaaaaaaaaaaatcaaaatattgagaaaatcacctttaaagttgtccaaatgaagttcttagcagtgcatattactaatcaaaaagtcaattttgatacatttactgtagaacatttacaaagtatctttatgaaacatgagctttacttaatatcctaatgatttttgacacaggcctaaaagaaaaaaaaatattattttgacctatacaatgtactctaagattggttttgtggtccagggtcacaaaaccagtcataaggttaaatttgacaaaactgagatttatacatcatatgaaagctcaataaataagctttctattgatgtatggtttgttaggataggacaatatttggccgagatacatctatttgaaatcagaaatctgaggatgcaaaaaaatcaaaaagactgagaaaatcacctttaaagttgtccaaattaggttcttaacaatgcatattacaaaccaaaaattacattttgatatgtttacagtaggaattttacaaaaaatcttcatggaacatgaactttacttaatttacttaatgatttttggcataaaagaaaaatcaaaaattttgacccatgcaatgtatttttggctattgctacaaatataccccagcgacttaagactggttttgtggtccagggtcacaaatgttaaaaaaaaaaaaaaaacaataaataaaatgaatataatttttcaaTGAATGCAGTGTTTCAGTTAAAAATAGAGCAAAAGTAATTAAAATCCAGTGAACTGAGGCAGATTTGCTCCAACTTATGAAAAACACCTGTAATAACAATTGTAGCCATTAATACTACAATAACCATGTAGTAACCATTAAATGGCTGCATATATTAAGTGCTGTGTATTCCCTAGCTACTGAGCAGTGTTTTCAGGCAGAATTGTGTCACCTCTTCGTTGCTGTGCACTTTTCTCTGCCTTTTAGCTgatagattgtacacacaaaaacatctttgtattttcatacttttccTATTTCCCATTCGCATAGCTTTTTCACACAGCGGCTGGCATAAAAGTCACCAAGCTTCATACCATTCCAATGAAGTagcaattttttttacatttccaaacatttgtTTTGGTCTAAAATGACCGAACAACACCAGAGGgctaaaagtaatttaaaaatgttaataaatattagtATTCCCTCACATCTGATTAAAACACTCTCTGAAAATCAGGGTTTTATtcaaatttttataaatgtgttttattcaaATTGGTTTATAGAGTAATGAACTCCATGAACCATTTTTCgcttgtaaaatgtatttaatgagCTAAAGGGTGGAACTGATTCATAAAATTTTAATGTGCACCAATTACCAATTTGATAAGCTGTTTGATCATCTAAATCAGCAGCTAGCTAACATGTCATTGTATAGTCAATGACCTACTGATCATCGGTCTACTGACCTTTCACCTTTACCCTTGTCTTATTATATTTACTCTATTATATGAAGGGAAAGCTCAGCTGTGAGAAGTCCCTACAGTGAATAAATGTCTTTAAAGAGGAGTTTGTTCACACTTGATTTGATGTActctaaaaaaaagaaagaaaagaaagcacATCTTGCATATTTCCAAAATGGTGTTAGCGTTCAGGACTGAAGAGTGATTATACGAATTATTTGCTAAATCTTCCGATTAAGCAAAAGTAATCTGTCACTATATAATGTTTCAACACGACACATTTATTGTCAAACTGAGAGACATTTGAAGAAGAATGGTGGTATTGTAAAAGTTTGACTATATGGTTTTCATTCATTTAACTCTTTTTTGGTGACTATATTGTGAAAGACACAGTTTAACGAGGGTTTTGCAATCAGACCATATAATGTATGAATATGCTCTTCAGAGAGCTTCAGTAGAGgttaaaaatttacatacaccctgcagaatctgcaaaatgttaattattttacaaaaataaagggatcatacaaaatgcatgttattattaattaataaaaatgaccctgttcaaaagtttacatacacttgattc
The genomic region above belongs to Garra rufa chromosome 19, GarRuf1.0, whole genome shotgun sequence and contains:
- the pwwp2a gene encoding PWWP domain-containing protein 2A; the encoded protein is MAAVAAEPGAAAAAASTTAGDGVEYEPEPGEHVVDLEAHSVPEMELCHQPDDVDAVQECSQVQMEIRRPDLQAAGKALAVHADGERIDTGGSWGRLGTAEKTVLMDYRCTDVSDYEESFSPKVEAANEVSALETSPCLLLPSSISDSQPSVVFLHSLPAQVPSEPETGLSLAVEYDSNPVSSHPADLECELIGFTQPDPEPEPANDAPGSELKTHEDALHDIPHPSDHLDSLSTAEETSLGESVGQSCISDFSTVSSKDSPELPAVVDQSLISSAESDEVRSHPLHQQSFKTDLSEPERESETKDQVLGSTEPDTVERLVLGTEVRVTLDHIIDDALVVSFRLGEKIFSGVLMDLSKRFGPYGIPITVFPKREYKDKPESMQLKTEAFQSETDKGVTQGPSDAPIKDPADAPDAPLKDPAETPAAPQPCPNPWTSKPPPLFQEGAPYPPPLFIRDTYNQSLPQPLPRKIKRPKRRLYREEPTSIMNAIKLRPRQVLCDKCKGAVVQGDKRETRRGPISDCRSDDAKRRRNDSAAVAAGKRPRSDPRSDEKGRGTDGPKRQGSAASSLGHSQVKGAAAGNKMVKGVSTTTASSANTRVQLNAKKVLQSKNVDHSKAREVLKMAKAQRRQRETVTGSGGNTKAITRAAALQEAHQKVHFTRRLQQISGGGPGSNPLPPRMRIKPQRYRNEENDSSSCKPPCLEKVPGGGRLPLPKPAVPRCTSTRSSSSSCSASQAATAVEPQRPDKAIESLLSQAQPEPLPAPEYREPQAEPEEQEGREEKRETRGSKAGNLVVYMTLNPSQLDSSSTSMCSVDSADDLKSSNSECSSTETFDFPPPGDLRSAPAPGTSSAFASASPSAPKDDKKRSKSLKAAVFSKNVTKCVALDGRTICVGDIVWAKILGFPWWPARILAITVSRKDNGLLVRQEARVSWFGSPTTSFLAITQLAPFLENFQSRFDKKRKGLYRKAITEAAKAAKQLTPEVRALLTQFET